One genomic window of Gammaproteobacteria bacterium includes the following:
- a CDS encoding MFS transporter — MPLLALCLGFFMVIIDVTIVNVSLPIMQSSLGGNVSWLQWVVDGYTLTFACLLLSAGSLADRLGAKKAFQCGLLLFVLTSIGCALANAFWSLTAFRLLQGIAGAFLVPTSLALINGLYPDKKARAKAIGIWGSMGGIAAASGPILGGILTASFGWRAVFWVNVPIGLLAILLTAKYIVHPPHNPSPIQTKFDFKGQITGIISIAALSFSLIETGNLGWSSSIVLIGFLIFFITFNAFLWIEYHTKFPMLPLGLFKSTEFSIAIVIGMIINFGLYGELFTLPLYFHQMKTYSVLQIGLAILPLTGIVTVASYVSGKVISTEGSKLPMLIGLIIGALGFAALLITDKNTAYYWLILPLAAIGFGTAFTMPAATITAIQVAPENRAGIASGTFNASRQLGSLLGVALFGTIIASSTHFMTGMHITLIIGSALYFMGSLLAACLKIAV, encoded by the coding sequence ATGCCCTTACTAGCCCTATGCTTAGGTTTTTTCATGGTGATTATTGATGTCACTATCGTCAATGTCTCCTTACCCATCATGCAAAGCAGCCTGGGTGGCAATGTTTCCTGGCTGCAATGGGTAGTCGACGGTTACACCTTAACCTTCGCCTGCTTACTATTATCAGCAGGTAGCCTGGCAGATCGACTCGGCGCAAAAAAAGCTTTTCAATGCGGTTTACTATTATTTGTATTAACCTCAATAGGCTGCGCACTTGCCAATGCTTTCTGGTCATTAACTGCTTTCCGTTTGCTGCAAGGCATCGCTGGCGCATTTCTCGTGCCTACATCGTTGGCATTAATCAACGGGTTATATCCTGATAAAAAAGCCAGAGCCAAAGCCATTGGCATTTGGGGAAGCATGGGCGGCATTGCCGCTGCTTCAGGACCGATTTTAGGTGGGATTCTCACAGCGAGTTTTGGTTGGCGGGCAGTTTTTTGGGTGAATGTACCGATTGGATTGCTGGCGATTCTTTTGACGGCAAAATATATTGTCCATCCCCCACATAATCCAAGCCCAATTCAGACAAAATTTGATTTCAAAGGTCAAATCACCGGCATCATTAGCATCGCTGCTTTATCTTTCAGTTTAATCGAAACTGGAAACTTGGGTTGGTCATCCAGTATCGTACTAATTGGATTTTTAATCTTTTTTATCACGTTTAACGCTTTTTTATGGATTGAATACCACACAAAATTTCCTATGCTGCCTTTGGGTTTGTTTAAATCAACTGAGTTTTCCATTGCTATCGTGATAGGCATGATTATCAATTTTGGTTTATACGGAGAACTTTTTACTTTGCCATTGTATTTTCATCAAATGAAAACCTATTCGGTATTACAAATAGGGCTGGCAATACTGCCTCTAACTGGAATTGTAACCGTAGCATCATATGTATCTGGAAAAGTTATCAGCACCGAAGGCAGCAAGCTTCCTATGCTCATTGGGTTAATCATCGGTGCGCTTGGTTTTGCTGCTTTGCTGATAACAGATAAAAATACCGCTTATTATTGGCTAATATTACCTTTAGCCGCCATCGGCTTTGGCACAGCTTTCACCATGCCGGCAGCTACCATCACCGCCATTCAAGTTGCACCAGAAAATCGTGCTGGCATTGCCTCAGGTACGTTTAATGCCAGTCGACAATTAGGTAGCCTATTGGGTGTTGCTTTATTTGGAACTATCATCGCCAGTTCAACACATTTTATGACTGGGATGCATATTACACTGATTATCGGCAGTGCTTTATATTTTATGGGAAGCCTATTGGCGGCTTGTCTTAAGATAGCTGTTTAA